One region of Bernardetia sp. genomic DNA includes:
- the murQ gene encoding N-acetylmuramic acid 6-phosphate etherase, with translation MFSTESNSFYSDLDKMSVKELLTNINTEDKKVALAVEKVIPQIESLVIEIVERMNTGGRLFYIGAGTSGRLGIVDASECPPTFGVSHGLVVGIMAGGDKAIRKAVEFAEDDKEQAWKDLSEYHLTKNDTLIGIAASGRTPYVVGGLEEANKNGLLTGCIVCNEGSEVAQASQFPIEVIVGAEFVTGSTRMKAGTAQKLVLNMISTSVMIQLGRVKGNKMVDMQLSNQKLIERGTRFLKEELNIPEEEAKKLLLKYGSVREVLNQF, from the coding sequence ATGTTTAGCACCGAATCCAATTCTTTTTATTCAGATTTAGACAAAATGTCTGTCAAAGAACTACTCACAAACATTAATACAGAAGATAAGAAAGTAGCCCTTGCTGTTGAAAAGGTTATTCCTCAAATAGAATCTTTAGTAATAGAAATAGTAGAGCGAATGAATACAGGAGGAAGACTTTTTTATATAGGTGCAGGAACAAGTGGTAGATTAGGAATTGTAGATGCTTCTGAATGCCCTCCAACGTTTGGTGTTTCGCATGGTTTGGTAGTGGGCATTATGGCAGGAGGAGATAAAGCCATACGCAAGGCTGTAGAGTTTGCTGAAGATGACAAAGAACAGGCTTGGAAAGATTTGTCTGAATATCATCTCACTAAAAATGATACACTCATCGGAATTGCAGCCTCTGGAAGAACGCCTTATGTGGTAGGAGGATTAGAAGAAGCAAACAAAAACGGACTTCTGACAGGCTGTATTGTTTGTAATGAAGGTTCTGAAGTAGCACAAGCAAGTCAGTTTCCGATTGAAGTAATTGTAGGAGCAGAGTTTGTAACAGGCAGCACACGAATGAAAGCAGGAACGGCTCAAAAATTAGTCTTGAATATGATTTCTACTTCAGTTATGATACAACTTGGCAGAGTAAAAGGCAACAAAATGGTAGATATGCAACTCTCTAACCAAAAGCTCATTGAGAGAGGAACACGCTTTTTGAAAGAAGAACTCAACATTCCAGAAGAAGAAGCTAAAAAACTACTACTAAAATATGGAAGTGTGAGAGAAGTCTTGAATCAGTTTTGA
- a CDS encoding shikimate dehydrogenase family protein, translating into MFGLIGKTLSHSFSKKYFTEKFEKIGLLKEDGYVYELFELEEIEDFEELIRENVSLRGVNVTIPYKKSVIPFLDKLDPIAKRIGAVNTIKIEEDGTTTGYNTDYIGFKNSLENFLFTGSKTVFDKKALVLGTGGAAQAVKIALEDLNISFDFASSSVKEIQDNSAYKTFPYSKIEIEQYRLIINTTPLGMYPNMDSFPPLSSENYSKIDKNYFLYDLVYNPEETEFLKKGKEKGAKTIHGLEMLHGQAEAAAKIWKIQN; encoded by the coding sequence ATGTTCGGACTTATTGGAAAAACTCTCTCTCACTCGTTTTCTAAAAAATACTTTACAGAAAAATTTGAAAAAATTGGTCTTTTAAAAGAAGATGGATATGTCTATGAACTTTTTGAACTTGAAGAGATAGAAGATTTTGAAGAACTAATAAGAGAAAACGTAAGTCTTAGAGGAGTAAACGTAACTATTCCTTATAAAAAATCTGTCATTCCATTTTTGGACAAGCTAGACCCAATAGCCAAGCGCATTGGAGCAGTAAACACCATCAAAATAGAAGAAGATGGAACAACAACAGGCTATAACACAGATTATATTGGCTTCAAAAATAGTTTAGAGAATTTTTTATTTACTGGCTCTAAAACTGTTTTTGATAAGAAAGCTCTAGTTTTAGGAACAGGAGGCGCAGCACAAGCAGTAAAAATAGCCTTAGAAGATTTGAATATTTCTTTCGATTTTGCATCATCTTCTGTAAAAGAAATTCAAGACAACTCTGCTTATAAAACTTTTCCTTATTCAAAGATTGAAATTGAACAATATAGACTCATCATCAATACCACTCCTTTAGGAATGTACCCCAATATGGATAGTTTTCCTCCACTCTCCAGCGAAAATTATTCAAAAATTGATAAAAACTATTTTCTGTACGATTTGGTATATAATCCAGAAGAAACTGAGTTTCTAAAAAAAGGAAAAGAAAAAGGTGCAAAAACGATTCACGGCTTAGAAATGCTTCATGGACAAGCCGAAGCTGCTGCCAAAATTTGGAAGATTCAAAACTGA
- the fsa gene encoding fructose-6-phosphate aldolase, whose translation MKFFVDTANLEEIKECQELGVLDGVTTNPSLMAKVGITGKNAIFSHYKAICDIVDDNVSAEVISTEYKDIIREGEELAEIDNKIVVKVPMIKDGIRAIKYFSEKGIRTNCTLIFSAGQAILAAKAGATYVSPFIGRLDDVGADGMELIEQMVDIFGNYGFQTEILAASIRHNMHLLQCAEVGADVVTCPANVIMSLLDHPLTDKGLAKFLEDAKSLNL comes from the coding sequence ATGAAATTTTTCGTAGATACAGCCAACCTTGAAGAAATAAAAGAATGTCAAGAATTAGGAGTTTTAGATGGAGTAACTACTAACCCATCACTTATGGCAAAAGTAGGAATTACTGGTAAAAATGCTATTTTCAGCCACTACAAAGCCATCTGTGATATTGTAGATGACAATGTAAGTGCAGAAGTTATCAGTACAGAATACAAAGATATTATCAGAGAAGGCGAAGAACTTGCTGAAATTGATAATAAAATTGTTGTGAAAGTTCCGATGATAAAAGATGGCATTCGTGCTATCAAATATTTTTCAGAAAAAGGCATTCGTACTAACTGTACACTTATTTTTTCTGCTGGGCAAGCAATTTTGGCAGCCAAAGCAGGTGCAACGTATGTTTCTCCTTTCATTGGTCGCCTAGATGATGTAGGAGCAGATGGAATGGAACTTATAGAACAAATGGTAGATATTTTTGGAAATTATGGTTTCCAAACAGAAATTTTAGCTGCTTCTATTCGTCATAATATGCACCTTTTGCAATGTGCAGAAGTAGGTGCTGATGTAGTTACTTGTCCTGCCAATGTAATTATGAGTCTTTTAGACCATCCACTTACAGACAAAGGACTTGCAAAATTCTTAGAAGATGCAAAATCATTAAACCTGTAA
- a CDS encoding Fur family transcriptional regulator translates to MHNFPVPSEFLKKHDLRKTPCRMAILESFLSAKTALSHQNIEELVGEEFDRVTIYRTLTAFEEKGILHKVPDMTGQAKYALCESNCEEHQHKKNHVHFKCQECQNVYCLSQIQLPNLHLPSGYKVKEAEFLLSGVCEQCNF, encoded by the coding sequence ATGCATAATTTTCCAGTTCCTTCAGAGTTTCTCAAAAAACATGACCTTCGCAAAACACCTTGTCGTATGGCTATTTTAGAATCTTTTTTGAGTGCAAAAACAGCCCTTTCACATCAAAATATTGAAGAACTTGTGGGAGAAGAATTTGATAGAGTTACTATTTATAGAACTCTCACTGCTTTCGAAGAAAAAGGGATTTTACACAAAGTACCCGATATGACAGGACAGGCAAAATATGCCCTTTGTGAGAGTAACTGCGAGGAGCATCAACATAAGAAAAACCATGTTCATTTTAAGTGTCAAGAATGCCAAAATGTATATTGTCTTTCTCAGATACAACTCCCCAATCTGCATCTTCCATCAGGATATAAGGTAAAAGAAGCTGAGTTTTTGCTAAGTGGAGTTTGCGAACAGTGTAATTTTTAA
- a CDS encoding DUF4286 family protein — MILYNVTVNVEDSIHKDWLNWMKETHIPDVMKTGMFKENKILKLLSKLPEEQGTTYAIQYFCNSLEDLENYQQNFAPKLQEDHVKRYGNKAIAFRTILEEV, encoded by the coding sequence ATGATTTTATACAACGTTACTGTAAATGTAGAAGATAGCATTCATAAAGACTGGCTCAACTGGATGAAAGAAACACATATTCCTGATGTGATGAAAACAGGGATGTTTAAAGAAAATAAAATATTAAAACTGCTTTCCAAACTTCCCGAAGAGCAAGGAACAACGTATGCCATTCAATATTTTTGTAATTCCTTAGAAGATTTAGAAAACTATCAACAAAATTTTGCGCCCAAACTTCAAGAAGACCATGTTAAAAGATATGGCAACAAAGCGATAGCTTTTCGTACCATTTTAGAAGAAGTTTAA
- a CDS encoding DUF1015 domain-containing protein gives MAEIRPFRAWRYNASLTSQIQDFTSPLFDVISQKQRDKLYQNPLNSIHLSVPLGQSPADDARETLEKWIAEGTITQDDKPAVYVYYQYFVLPARISKKKEYCRKGFITMIKAYDWEENIILRHENTIPAAVNDRIELLEKTALNVSPTHGLYGDEKFELEKYMDEAIKNPIYETEDYQGVREVFAKIDDPKIVEKFVEKVKDKEIILADGHHRYESSMVYRQKKKEENPNHTGNELYNFHLMYLTNSYSNDLRILPTHRLLTDLEISEEEIVEKLEEDFIVKSVENSSDLNEMIWGKKWAFGLIFSENAYKISLKPEKWETLAWKFPESVKNLDLTVLHYFFIEKIIGIKGKDQRKSTNIQFERNFTDCVTKVIKGEADLALITNAVTMPEVKEVCKSGYTMPQKSTYFYPKVICGFCFASVEE, from the coding sequence ATGGCAGAAATTCGTCCTTTCCGTGCTTGGCGTTACAACGCTTCTCTTACTTCTCAAATTCAAGATTTTACGTCTCCTCTTTTTGATGTTATTTCGCAAAAGCAACGAGATAAACTCTATCAAAATCCTTTAAACAGTATTCATTTATCTGTTCCATTAGGACAGAGTCCTGCCGATGATGCAAGAGAAACATTAGAAAAGTGGATAGCCGAAGGAACAATTACGCAAGACGATAAGCCAGCCGTTTATGTTTATTATCAGTATTTTGTTTTGCCAGCACGCATTTCAAAGAAAAAAGAGTATTGTAGGAAAGGATTTATCACGATGATAAAAGCATACGACTGGGAGGAAAACATAATTTTAAGGCACGAAAATACCATTCCTGCAGCCGTAAATGATAGAATTGAGCTTTTGGAAAAAACAGCCTTGAATGTCAGTCCAACACACGGCTTGTATGGAGATGAAAAATTTGAGTTAGAAAAGTATATGGATGAGGCTATCAAAAATCCTATTTATGAAACCGAAGATTATCAAGGAGTTAGAGAGGTTTTTGCAAAGATAGATGACCCTAAAATTGTAGAAAAATTTGTAGAGAAAGTAAAGGATAAAGAAATAATCTTGGCAGACGGACACCACCGTTACGAGAGTTCGATGGTATATCGTCAGAAGAAAAAAGAAGAAAATCCGAATCATACAGGAAATGAACTTTACAACTTTCATTTGATGTATTTGACAAATTCTTATTCCAATGATTTGCGTATTTTGCCTACTCATAGGCTACTGACAGACTTAGAAATAAGCGAAGAAGAAATTGTAGAAAAATTAGAGGAAGATTTTATTGTAAAGTCAGTAGAAAACTCATCGGATTTGAATGAAATGATTTGGGGAAAAAAGTGGGCTTTCGGACTTATTTTTTCTGAAAATGCTTATAAAATCAGTTTAAAACCAGAAAAATGGGAAACCTTAGCATGGAAATTTCCAGAATCTGTTAAAAATCTTGACCTTACTGTTTTGCATTACTTCTTTATTGAAAAAATAATTGGAATTAAAGGCAAAGACCAGCGCAAGAGTACCAACATTCAGTTTGAAAGAAATTTTACAGACTGTGTAACCAAAGTTATAAAAGGAGAAGCTGATTTAGCTCTCATTACTAATGCCGTCACGATGCCAGAAGTGAAGGAAGTTTGTAAGTCGGGTTATACGATGCCACAAAAATCCACCTATTTTTATCCAAAAGTGATTTGTGGATTTTGTTTTGCAAGCGTAGAAGAATAA
- the hflX gene encoding GTPase HflX has product MLETQNTKVETAVLVGIVNQTQTLQKSQEYLDELEFLAETLGIKTIKRFTQTLDTPDTRTFVRTGKIEEIREFMETKEVDTVIFDDELSARHVRNIEKEFEGKQVFDRATLILEIFRHRAQTSQAKTQVELARYQYLLPRLTNMWTHLSRQRGGIGQRGAGEKEIETDRRIVRDRITLLREKLQKIEKQAETRRKQRNKVVRVSLVGYTNVGKSTLMRLLTGSDVFAENKLFATVDSTVRKVFWDGIPFLLSDTVGFIRKLPTMLIESFKSTLQEIVEADVLIHVVDISHPAFEEHIKVVQETLQELGATDKPTLLVFNKIDAYTHDVNVGQNYLVCPPTLEELKDSYLASDKKNTVFVSAHNKENIDELKDKLLELIAARHFQIYPNYVRPNYYAEEYNPKDYGINEEEE; this is encoded by the coding sequence ATGCTAGAAACTCAAAATACAAAAGTAGAAACTGCCGTTTTGGTAGGAATTGTCAATCAAACACAAACATTACAAAAATCACAAGAATATTTAGATGAATTAGAATTTTTAGCCGAGACCTTAGGCATCAAAACCATAAAAAGGTTTACTCAAACGCTTGATACGCCTGACACAAGAACCTTTGTACGAACAGGAAAAATAGAGGAGATTAGGGAGTTTATGGAAACTAAAGAAGTAGATACCGTCATCTTTGATGATGAACTTTCTGCTCGCCACGTCCGAAATATTGAAAAGGAATTTGAAGGAAAACAAGTTTTTGATAGGGCAACACTCATCTTAGAAATCTTTAGGCACAGGGCGCAAACTTCACAAGCCAAAACGCAAGTGGAATTGGCTCGTTATCAGTATCTTTTGCCTCGCCTTACCAATATGTGGACACACCTTTCTCGTCAGCGTGGTGGTATCGGACAGCGTGGTGCAGGGGAGAAGGAAATTGAAACCGACCGTCGTATTGTTAGAGACAGGATTACGCTTTTGAGAGAAAAACTTCAAAAGATAGAAAAACAAGCTGAAACCCGTCGCAAACAGCGTAATAAAGTGGTGCGTGTTTCTCTTGTGGGTTATACCAATGTTGGGAAATCTACACTGATGCGTCTCTTGACAGGTTCGGATGTCTTTGCAGAAAACAAACTCTTTGCTACTGTCGATTCTACGGTACGTAAAGTTTTTTGGGATGGTATTCCATTTCTACTTTCCGATACAGTAGGTTTTATCCGTAAACTTCCGACGATGCTGATTGAGAGTTTTAAATCTACGTTGCAGGAAATTGTAGAGGCTGATGTTTTGATTCATGTAGTGGATATTTCACATCCTGCTTTCGAAGAGCATATTAAAGTAGTACAGGAAACACTCCAAGAGCTAGGAGCAACTGACAAACCGACGCTTTTAGTATTCAATAAAATTGATGCTTATACGCACGATGTAAATGTAGGTCAGAATTATTTGGTTTGTCCTCCAACACTTGAAGAACTCAAAGATTCTTACTTGGCTTCTGATAAGAAAAATACAGTTTTTGTTTCTGCTCACAACAAGGAAAACATCGACGAACTCAAAGACAAACTCTTAGAACTAATTGCAGCTCGTCATTTTCAGATTTATCCAAATTATGTGCGTCCAAATTATTATGCCGAAGAATATAACCCAAAAGATTATGGTATAAATGAGGAGGAGGAATAG
- the uvrC gene encoding excinuclease ABC subunit UvrC — protein MSQPKSKEELREHLKDIIRNIPRQPGIYKYKDENGEVIYVGKAKELRKRVSSYFTKSHQYDRKTRQLVREIRNIEITIVDSEADALLLENNLIKAHQPKYNILLKDGKSYPYICITDEPFPRVFSTRNPNRNQGTNYGPYTNGKTLYALNELIKKLYTIRTCYYNLSEENIKSGKYKVCLEYHIKNCKGPCEGLQSEEDYLKDIEQIRNILAGKTSKAKEYFKEKMKTAAEKMEFEEAQKAKEKWEALHTYQSKSLITNPNISDTEVIALLEDDANVYVNYLKIEDGSIVYTANESYKKRLEETLEDILPMVAVEFRQRFGSEAQRIVSNVEAEVPLPKVEIVNPKIGDLRKLLDLSIKNVTYFKKERLRKKLDFAERKQEKGLAAVEALQKDLGLKELPLHVECFDNSNLQGTNPVSSMVCFMNGKPSKRNYRKYHVKTVEGANDFATMYEVVYRRYRRLLEEKQPLPNLVIVDGGKGQLSFGAQALKDLDIYGKVPIVGIAKRLEEVFYPEDQHPIYINKKSPSLKLIQHLRNEAHRFAITFHRDVRSKNALRNPLENVKGVGKATIEKLLLEYKSIKKIAKTPDAELKELIGANRTRLIKDYIKNNPDLLS, from the coding sequence ATGAGTCAGCCCAAATCTAAAGAAGAACTAAGAGAACATTTAAAAGATATTATTAGAAATATTCCTCGCCAACCTGGAATTTATAAGTACAAAGACGAAAATGGAGAAGTCATTTATGTAGGGAAGGCAAAGGAACTGCGTAAACGTGTGTCTAGTTATTTTACTAAGTCGCATCAATACGACCGAAAAACTCGCCAGTTGGTGCGTGAGATTAGAAATATTGAAATTACGATTGTAGATAGCGAGGCCGATGCACTACTATTGGAAAATAATTTGATAAAAGCACATCAACCCAAATACAATATCTTATTAAAAGATGGAAAGTCATATCCTTATATCTGCATAACAGACGAACCTTTCCCTAGAGTTTTTTCTACAAGAAATCCGAATAGAAATCAAGGGACGAATTATGGACCTTATACGAATGGAAAAACGCTTTATGCACTCAACGAACTTATCAAAAAACTCTATACTATTCGAACGTGCTACTATAATTTGAGTGAAGAGAATATAAAATCTGGAAAGTATAAGGTTTGTTTAGAATATCATATCAAAAACTGTAAAGGTCCTTGTGAGGGCTTGCAAAGCGAGGAAGATTATTTAAAAGACATTGAGCAGATTCGAAATATTTTAGCAGGAAAAACAAGCAAAGCAAAAGAGTATTTCAAAGAAAAAATGAAAACGGCAGCCGAAAAAATGGAATTTGAAGAGGCTCAAAAGGCAAAAGAAAAATGGGAAGCTCTGCACACGTATCAAAGTAAATCACTCATCACGAATCCAAATATTTCAGATACGGAAGTGATTGCGCTTTTGGAAGACGATGCGAATGTATATGTAAATTATCTCAAAATTGAAGATGGAAGTATTGTTTATACAGCCAATGAATCGTATAAAAAACGTCTTGAAGAAACGTTAGAAGATATTTTGCCAATGGTTGCCGTAGAGTTTAGGCAGCGTTTTGGAAGTGAGGCGCAGCGAATTGTGAGTAATGTAGAGGCAGAAGTGCCATTGCCGAAAGTAGAAATTGTCAATCCAAAAATAGGAGATTTGAGAAAATTATTAGACCTATCCATCAAAAATGTAACCTATTTCAAAAAGGAAAGATTACGCAAAAAGTTAGATTTTGCAGAACGCAAACAAGAAAAAGGACTAGCAGCCGTAGAAGCACTGCAAAAAGATTTAGGTTTGAAAGAATTACCTCTGCACGTAGAGTGTTTTGATAATTCTAACTTGCAGGGTACAAATCCAGTTTCTTCGATGGTTTGTTTTATGAATGGAAAACCATCTAAACGAAATTATAGAAAATATCACGTCAAGACGGTGGAGGGAGCGAATGATTTTGCCACAATGTATGAGGTGGTGTATCGTCGTTATAGAAGGCTTTTAGAAGAAAAACAGCCATTGCCAAATCTAGTCATTGTTGATGGAGGAAAAGGGCAGCTAAGTTTTGGAGCGCAGGCACTCAAAGATTTAGATATTTATGGAAAAGTGCCGATTGTCGGTATTGCCAAGCGTTTGGAAGAAGTCTTTTATCCAGAAGACCAACATCCTATTTATATCAATAAAAAATCGCCTTCCTTGAAGCTTATTCAGCATCTTCGCAATGAAGCCCACCGTTTTGCCATTACCTTCCACAGAGATGTTAGAAGTAAAAATGCCCTTCGAAACCCACTAGAAAACGTAAAAGGAGTAGGAAAGGCAACTATTGAGAAACTGCTTTTAGAATATAAGTCTATTAAGAAAATTGCAAAAACACCAGATGCAGAGCTAAAGGAACTCATCGGTGCAAATCGTACTCGCTTGATTAAAGACTACATCAAAAATAATCCTGATTTGTTGAGTTAG
- a CDS encoding class I SAM-dependent methyltransferase — MIEYHKKCLLCESEKIEPIEGYERHYLVKCKNCDFVFIRRIPTLQELNDYYEHYASAHYLSPITVMRYHELLDEFEKYRKTGKILDVGCGIGLFLNIAKERGWEVYGTEFSADAIKICKEKGITMHGGILDSDNYEEEMFDVITSFEVIEHINNPLEETAHIQKILRKGGLFYCTTPNFNSLMRYYLKADYNVIEYPEHLSYYTSKTLTFLMNKFGFKKQKVLTTGISITRFKGSQDSKKEKESKEEPKKQEENEKVVGEALVKADSADEILRNKIESNPVLQLGKKVANGMLNITNTGLTLKGYYTKK, encoded by the coding sequence ATGATAGAATATCATAAAAAATGTCTTTTGTGTGAAAGTGAAAAAATAGAACCCATTGAAGGCTATGAACGTCATTATTTGGTAAAATGTAAAAACTGTGACTTTGTATTTATCAGACGCATTCCAACATTACAAGAACTAAATGATTATTATGAACACTATGCCAGCGCACATTACCTTTCTCCGATTACCGTAATGCGTTATCATGAACTTTTAGATGAGTTTGAAAAGTACAGAAAAACAGGAAAAATATTAGATGTAGGGTGTGGAATTGGTCTATTTTTGAATATAGCTAAAGAAAGAGGTTGGGAAGTTTATGGAACAGAGTTTTCTGCCGATGCCATCAAAATCTGTAAAGAAAAAGGAATTACAATGCATGGGGGAATTTTGGATTCAGATAATTATGAAGAAGAAATGTTTGATGTAATCACTTCCTTTGAAGTAATTGAACACATCAACAATCCATTAGAAGAAACAGCACACATTCAAAAAATTCTTAGAAAAGGGGGCTTATTTTACTGTACGACTCCAAACTTCAATTCTTTGATGCGCTATTATCTCAAAGCTGATTATAATGTCATTGAATACCCAGAACATTTATCTTACTACACATCCAAAACACTTACTTTTTTGATGAATAAGTTTGGTTTCAAAAAACAAAAAGTATTGACAACAGGAATAAGTATTACTCGTTTTAAGGGTAGTCAAGATTCTAAAAAGGAAAAAGAATCCAAAGAAGAGCCTAAAAAACAAGAAGAAAACGAAAAAGTGGTTGGAGAAGCTCTTGTAAAAGCCGATTCTGCTGACGAAATATTGAGAAATAAAATAGAAAGTAATCCTGTTTTGCAACTTGGAAAAAAAGTAGCCAATGGAATGCTTAATATTACCAACACAGGACTCACTCTGAAAGGATATTACACTAAAAAATAA
- a CDS encoding endonuclease/exonuclease/phosphatase family protein codes for MKKFFLLSLISCFCLFSCSPSKNVAENENNDGANTAMPKTEADLAKEAIENTSPYNDNPSVHTVAFYNVENLFDTEDDPNTFDDDFTPSGKQKWTKERYEQKIQKIAKVISMIGDEDGAEIMGICEIENEKVLKDLINDPQLKKYGYNYVHYDSPDERGIDVALLYKETVFKVTSSKNYETKLADGDKTRDVLLVSGKLEGEEIHVLVNHWSSRGGGEEKSRPKRMASALLARQIIDDLEAKDPNAKILFMGDLNDEPFNESVTKGLQAVDSPDLTDKQLFNVLASLEKEGKGTYNYRGDWNMLDQIIINKGFFVANNGGKGWRYVDGNIYDQEFLKEQEGKYKGNPFRMYVGPKYLGGYSDHFPVYVHLERQ; via the coding sequence ATGAAAAAGTTTTTTTTACTTTCTCTAATTAGCTGTTTTTGTTTATTTTCTTGTTCGCCGTCTAAAAATGTAGCAGAAAACGAAAATAATGATGGAGCAAACACAGCTATGCCCAAAACAGAAGCTGATTTAGCTAAGGAAGCAATAGAAAATACGTCTCCTTACAACGATAACCCCTCTGTTCATACCGTTGCATTCTATAATGTAGAAAATTTATTTGACACAGAAGACGACCCAAACACTTTTGATGACGATTTTACACCAAGTGGAAAACAAAAGTGGACAAAAGAACGATATGAGCAAAAGATTCAGAAAATTGCAAAAGTTATCAGTATGATTGGTGATGAAGATGGAGCAGAAATTATGGGTATTTGTGAAATAGAAAACGAAAAAGTATTGAAAGATTTAATCAATGACCCACAATTAAAAAAATATGGCTACAATTATGTGCATTACGACTCACCAGACGAGCGAGGCATTGATGTAGCCCTTCTCTATAAAGAAACTGTTTTTAAGGTTACTTCTTCAAAAAACTATGAGACAAAACTAGCAGATGGCGACAAGACAAGAGATGTATTGTTAGTTTCAGGAAAATTAGAGGGAGAAGAAATACACGTTTTGGTAAATCATTGGTCGTCAAGAGGAGGAGGAGAAGAAAAAAGTCGTCCGAAACGTATGGCTTCTGCTTTGTTAGCTCGTCAGATTATAGATGACTTAGAGGCAAAAGACCCTAATGCAAAAATTCTTTTTATGGGAGATTTGAACGATGAGCCTTTCAACGAAAGCGTAACAAAAGGTTTACAAGCTGTCGATTCGCCAGACCTCACAGACAAACAGCTCTTCAATGTTCTTGCTTCTTTAGAAAAAGAAGGCAAGGGAACATACAATTATAGAGGCGACTGGAACATGCTTGACCAAATTATCATCAACAAAGGATTTTTTGTAGCAAATAATGGAGGAAAAGGCTGGCGTTATGTAGATGGAAATATCTATGACCAAGAGTTTTTGAAAGAACAAGAAGGGAAATACAAAGGAAATCCGTTCAGAATGTATGTAGGACCGAAATATTTGGGAGGATATAGCGACCATTTCCCTGTCTATGTACACTTGGAGAGGCAATAA